A portion of the Candidatus Tanganyikabacteria bacterium genome contains these proteins:
- a CDS encoding rhodanese-like domain-containing protein: protein MIARAFAAAALLSLLAPCGAIAAPAAFPPPPWQRSDEVAPGVVAGRLAAKDRPVVIQIGYRELYDLGHVPGSRYAGPGEEPAGLANIRRAVGKLQRDRELVIYCGCCPSRECANLIPAFKLLRSMGFKKLRVVAFEDDFTINWKNAGLPVATPAGAAAAKTR from the coding sequence ATGATCGCGAGAGCCTTTGCCGCGGCCGCTCTGCTGTCGCTGCTTGCGCCGTGCGGCGCGATTGCGGCACCGGCCGCCTTTCCCCCGCCCCCCTGGCAGCGGTCCGACGAGGTGGCGCCCGGGGTGGTTGCCGGTAGGCTGGCGGCGAAGGACCGGCCCGTGGTCATCCAGATCGGTTATCGCGAGCTCTACGACCTGGGTCATGTCCCGGGATCGCGCTACGCCGGACCGGGCGAGGAACCGGCCGGCCTCGCAAACATCCGCAGGGCGGTCGGCAAGCTGCAGCGCGACCGCGAACTCGTGATCTACTGCGGGTGCTGCCCGTCGCGCGAGTGCGCCAACCTGATCCCCGCCTTCAAGCTCCTGCGCTCGATGGGTTTCAAGAAGTTGCGGGTGGTGGCGTTCGAGGACGACTTCACCATCAACTGGAAAAATGCGGGCCTGCCCGTCGCGACTCCTGCGGGGGCGGCCGCCGCCAAGACGCGCTAG
- a CDS encoding FAD-dependent oxidoreductase — protein MHDLLVIGGGISGLSLAHLAARRGKSVLVLEKGARVGGCVATSRVDLPGAEPFWLELGSHTLYNSYAHVIGLIESCGLAGQVLPRLKLKFYMHEGGALRSIPGLLSYPELLVALPRLLTTRRQGNTIRGYYSRVLGEGNYGRVFQALFNAVACQDAGGLGVEYLFKRRPSRRKDFPRSFTLAGGIASLLDALAATPGVAVETGAEVAGVTREDCAFRARLADGTVRTASFLALAAPPVAGAALLEPCFPDIARLLAEIPVNRLYSIGVAVDRSEVVLPVLAGVVAASDRFYSVVSRDVVPHPTLRGFTFHFKDRDAHANLGRVREILGLPDEKPEIVRERENAIPSLVAGHSEHVRRIDAAAGGRNLLLTGNYFGGLSLEDCVARSAVEAARLA, from the coding sequence TTGCACGATCTGCTCGTCATCGGCGGCGGCATCAGCGGCCTCTCGCTCGCGCACCTGGCCGCCCGGCGGGGGAAGTCGGTCCTGGTTCTCGAGAAAGGGGCGCGGGTCGGCGGCTGCGTCGCGACATCGCGGGTCGACCTGCCCGGCGCCGAGCCCTTCTGGCTGGAACTCGGGTCGCACACGCTCTACAACTCTTACGCCCACGTGATCGGCCTGATCGAAAGCTGTGGCCTCGCGGGCCAGGTCCTTCCCAGGCTGAAATTGAAGTTCTACATGCACGAAGGGGGGGCGCTCAGATCCATCCCGGGCCTGCTCTCCTACCCCGAACTGCTCGTGGCGCTGCCGCGCCTGCTGACCACCCGCCGCCAGGGGAACACCATCCGCGGCTACTACTCGCGCGTTCTGGGCGAGGGAAACTACGGCCGCGTCTTCCAGGCGCTATTCAACGCGGTCGCTTGCCAGGACGCGGGCGGTCTGGGCGTCGAGTACCTGTTCAAGAGAAGGCCGAGCCGCCGCAAGGACTTTCCCCGGAGCTTCACGCTGGCCGGGGGCATCGCATCGTTGCTCGACGCCCTGGCGGCGACCCCGGGCGTCGCGGTCGAGACCGGTGCCGAGGTCGCCGGCGTGACGCGCGAGGATTGCGCGTTCCGGGCGCGCCTGGCCGACGGCACCGTGCGAACGGCGAGCTTCCTGGCCCTGGCGGCGCCGCCGGTCGCCGGCGCCGCGCTCCTGGAGCCTTGCTTCCCGGACATCGCCCGCCTCCTGGCCGAGATCCCCGTCAACCGCCTCTACTCGATTGGGGTGGCGGTGGACCGCTCCGAGGTGGTCTTGCCCGTTCTCGCGGGAGTCGTCGCGGCCTCGGACCGGTTCTACTCCGTCGTGTCCCGCGACGTCGTGCCGCATCCGACCTTGCGCGGGTTCACCTTCCACTTCAAGGATCGGGACGCGCACGCAAACTTGGGGCGGGTCCGCGAAATCCTCGGTCTCCCGGATGAAAAGCCCGAAATCGTACGGGAAAGGGAGAACGCGATCCCGTCGCTGGTCGCCGGCCACTCCGAACACGTACGTAGGATCGACGCGGCGGCAGGTGGCCGCAACCTGCTCCTGACGGGCAACTACTTTGGCGGATTGTCGCTCGAAGACTGCGTCGCGAGGTCCGCGGTCGAAGCCGCCAGGCTCGCCTGA
- a CDS encoding cytochrome c3 family protein has protein sequence MKRILALAAAASLLSLVALAWVGYEEHAHETGWSVGPAHSSPVKQPLVYSHKIHVGERAISCTYCHQFADKADYAGIPPMETCLHCHRGVDTDRLENTSMTATDKKAEIAKFLVRDPKLAEMLGEPGAVALKEPTASIHWKRVFDLPAHVKFPHQVHVWALMKDPENAGRAEALAKKIPGLGDVNTAATCIPCHGDIGGMQVVKQEVDLIRMGTCLSCHHKTGAVTDCFGCHF, from the coding sequence ATGAAACGCATACTTGCCCTAGCCGCGGCCGCCAGTCTCCTGTCGTTGGTCGCACTGGCCTGGGTCGGATACGAGGAGCATGCTCACGAGACGGGCTGGAGCGTGGGCCCCGCGCACTCCTCGCCGGTCAAGCAACCCCTCGTGTATTCGCACAAGATCCACGTGGGCGAGCGAGCGATCTCCTGCACGTACTGCCACCAGTTCGCCGACAAGGCCGATTACGCGGGCATCCCGCCCATGGAGACGTGCCTCCATTGCCATCGGGGCGTGGACACCGACCGCCTCGAAAACACCTCGATGACCGCCACGGACAAGAAGGCCGAAATCGCCAAGTTCCTGGTGCGCGATCCGAAGCTGGCCGAAATGCTGGGCGAACCGGGCGCGGTCGCGCTCAAGGAGCCGACGGCGTCCATCCACTGGAAGCGCGTTTTCGACCTGCCTGCCCACGTCAAGTTCCCGCACCAGGTCCACGTCTGGGCCCTCATGAAGGATCCCGAGAATGCGGGCCGCGCCGAGGCCCTGGCCAAGAAGATCCCCGGGCTCGGCGACGTCAACACGGCCGCCACGTGCATTCCCTGCCACGGCGACATCGGCGGGATGCAGGTGGTCAAGCAGGAGGTGGACCTGATCCGGATGGGCACCTGCCTGTCCTGCCACCACAAGACCGGCGCCGTCACCGACTGCTTCGGCTGTCACTTCTAA
- a CDS encoding twin-arginine translocation signal domain-containing protein, translating into MDRREFLKVTGLAGSAALLAGCEDHLSELVPYVKRPADQVYGEATYYATACEMCPSGCGAMARVIEGRVTKLEGLPDHPVNHGGLCPLGQSAVQHQYHPDRYQGPQIRPARSQAAKPATWDEAIARMVGGLRDAGGPGTSILVGSQIRGHRFGLISRFAQRIGAPAPVVIEPFGQEALRKAHTAVYGRPETPNYDLPNTELLVVFGDDMFTQGLAPMHYTWGLAQMRRGRALVRGQLVYVGTRFGEAATLADLFIPVKPGTHGAIAQALIGDPARGGIAPELAAELTGCSLEKVEKLVHFWKETRAALAVGGGEILGHTNAVSTLTAIAMANVAVGAVGRPGGVLPPAVPPLPGMLAPAPASYRDLAALAQKMRGGAVKAVLLIGADPFLAFPAAAKLEEAFKAVPFVASFAQVPDDGAGVADLVVPDSHFLERWGDVTPAVGVNVGVANLIQPVVKPFFDTRPVEDTLLAAARGLGQDLGFADGAAYFKQVWSPLAPDSSAPGAQSAWKKALRSGGLVKAGAGPAFATRPARLPAPEAPQFAGDEKARPFVLLPVRSQKYRDGRASHLPWMQEYADPMAAAAWGGWAEINPRTCEKLGLVQYDEVEIASDAGKLTLGVVPYPGLPEDVVGVPFGYSRKYGTRYDSVDSANTWEATQKRDPGRGEDVRALLADQVEAVAGGLAWGATRVSITKTGRKVPLGKLVLVSQGIGPQESISLPHKIHQEFKVWPIG; encoded by the coding sequence ATGGATCGTCGTGAATTCCTCAAGGTGACGGGGCTTGCCGGCTCGGCGGCGCTGCTGGCGGGCTGCGAGGACCACCTGTCCGAACTGGTGCCGTACGTCAAGCGGCCTGCCGACCAGGTGTACGGCGAGGCCACCTACTACGCCACGGCGTGCGAGATGTGCCCGTCCGGGTGCGGCGCCATGGCCCGCGTCATCGAGGGCCGGGTCACCAAGCTCGAAGGCCTGCCGGATCACCCCGTGAATCACGGCGGGCTGTGCCCCCTCGGCCAGTCGGCTGTCCAGCACCAGTACCACCCCGATCGCTACCAGGGGCCGCAGATCCGTCCGGCGCGCTCCCAGGCCGCCAAACCCGCGACGTGGGACGAGGCGATCGCCCGCATGGTCGGCGGCTTGCGGGACGCGGGCGGGCCCGGCACCTCGATCCTGGTGGGCAGCCAGATCCGCGGCCACCGCTTCGGCCTGATATCCCGGTTCGCCCAGCGCATCGGCGCGCCGGCCCCGGTCGTCATCGAGCCCTTCGGCCAGGAAGCCCTGCGCAAGGCCCATACCGCCGTGTACGGCCGCCCGGAGACGCCGAACTACGACCTGCCCAACACCGAGTTGCTCGTGGTGTTCGGCGACGACATGTTCACCCAGGGCCTGGCGCCGATGCACTACACGTGGGGCCTGGCGCAGATGCGCCGCGGCCGGGCGCTGGTCAGGGGGCAGCTCGTGTACGTCGGCACGCGCTTCGGCGAGGCCGCGACCCTCGCGGATCTCTTCATCCCCGTCAAGCCCGGCACGCACGGCGCCATCGCGCAGGCGCTCATCGGCGATCCCGCCAGGGGCGGCATCGCGCCGGAACTGGCGGCAGAGCTCACCGGGTGCAGCCTCGAGAAGGTCGAGAAGCTGGTCCACTTCTGGAAGGAGACCCGCGCGGCCCTGGCCGTCGGCGGCGGGGAGATCCTGGGGCACACCAATGCGGTGTCCACCTTGACGGCGATCGCAATGGCCAACGTGGCGGTCGGCGCCGTAGGCCGCCCCGGGGGCGTCTTGCCCCCGGCCGTCCCGCCGCTGCCCGGGATGCTCGCGCCGGCGCCGGCCAGTTACCGCGACCTTGCGGCTCTCGCGCAGAAGATGCGCGGCGGCGCCGTGAAGGCGGTGCTCCTCATCGGGGCCGATCCCTTCCTCGCGTTCCCCGCGGCGGCCAAGCTCGAAGAGGCCTTCAAGGCGGTGCCCTTCGTCGCCTCCTTCGCCCAGGTGCCGGACGACGGGGCGGGCGTGGCCGATCTGGTCGTGCCCGACAGCCACTTCCTCGAGCGCTGGGGCGACGTGACGCCGGCGGTCGGCGTCAACGTGGGTGTCGCCAACCTCATCCAGCCCGTCGTGAAGCCCTTCTTCGATACGCGACCCGTGGAGGATACGCTCCTCGCGGCGGCCCGGGGCCTCGGGCAGGATCTCGGCTTCGCCGATGGCGCCGCTTACTTCAAGCAGGTCTGGTCGCCCCTGGCGCCGGATTCGTCGGCCCCCGGGGCCCAGAGCGCGTGGAAGAAGGCGCTGCGCTCGGGCGGCCTGGTCAAGGCCGGCGCCGGACCCGCTTTCGCCACGCGGCCGGCGCGGTTGCCGGCGCCCGAAGCACCGCAGTTCGCGGGCGACGAGAAGGCGCGACCGTTCGTGCTGCTGCCCGTCAGATCGCAGAAGTACCGCGACGGCCGGGCTTCCCACCTGCCCTGGATGCAGGAGTACGCCGATCCGATGGCGGCGGCGGCCTGGGGCGGCTGGGCCGAGATCAACCCCAGGACCTGCGAGAAGCTGGGCCTGGTGCAGTACGACGAAGTAGAGATCGCCTCGGACGCCGGCAAGCTGACGCTGGGGGTCGTGCCCTACCCGGGCCTTCCCGAGGATGTCGTCGGGGTGCCCTTCGGCTACTCCCGCAAGTACGGGACGCGCTACGACTCGGTGGACTCGGCCAACACGTGGGAAGCCACGCAGAAGCGCGATCCGGGCCGTGGTGAAGACGTCCGGGCGCTGCTCGCCGACCAGGTAGAGGCGGTGGCCGGAGGCCTGGCGTGGGGCGCCACGCGGGTGAGCATCACCAAGACCGGTCGCAAGGTCCCGCTCGGCAAACTCGTGCTGGTGTCGCAGGGCATCGGGCCACAGGAGTCGATCAGCTTGCCGCACAAGATTCACCAGGAGTTCAAGGTATGGCCGATTGGGTAA
- a CDS encoding 4Fe-4S dicluster domain-containing protein: MADWVSDLAPPPFTKADEHAAPGAHPERTQHRWGMAVDLDMCTGCGACVVACHAENNLAIAGPIDTEEGRSVDWIRIERYWEGEYPDVRAHFLPVMCQHCSAAPCEPVCPVYATYHTPEGLNAQIYNRCIGTRWCQNNDPYNVRFFNWFEAALNWPEPLPNQLNPDVGVRSRGVMEKCTFCIQRIRESEDDARVAGRKLRDGEFTTACAQACSAKALVFGDLLDHDSKVGHMAESARRFRLMEGLGTEPVVYYLKGGQA, translated from the coding sequence ATGGCCGATTGGGTAAGTGACCTCGCGCCGCCGCCTTTCACCAAGGCCGACGAGCACGCCGCGCCGGGAGCCCATCCCGAGCGGACGCAGCACCGCTGGGGCATGGCCGTCGACCTGGACATGTGCACCGGCTGCGGCGCCTGCGTCGTCGCATGCCACGCCGAGAACAACCTGGCGATCGCCGGTCCCATCGATACCGAAGAGGGCCGGAGCGTGGACTGGATCCGCATCGAGCGCTACTGGGAGGGCGAGTATCCCGACGTGCGGGCGCACTTCCTGCCCGTCATGTGCCAGCATTGCTCCGCGGCGCCCTGCGAGCCGGTCTGCCCGGTGTACGCGACCTACCACACCCCCGAGGGCCTCAACGCCCAGATCTACAACCGCTGCATCGGCACGCGCTGGTGCCAGAACAACGACCCCTACAACGTCCGCTTCTTCAACTGGTTCGAAGCCGCCCTCAACTGGCCCGAGCCCTTGCCCAACCAGCTCAACCCCGACGTGGGCGTGCGGAGCCGCGGCGTGATGGAGAAGTGCACATTCTGCATCCAGCGCATCCGCGAAAGCGAGGACGACGCCCGCGTCGCGGGACGAAAGCTCAGGGACGGCGAGTTCACCACGGCCTGCGCCCAGGCTTGCTCGGCCAAGGCCCTGGTGTTCGGCGACCTCCTCGACCATGACAGCAAGGTCGGCCACATGGCCGAGTCGGCCAGGCGCTTCAGGCTCATGGAGGGCCTGGGGACCGAGCCGGTCGTCTACTACCTGAAGGGTGGCCAGGCATGA
- the nrfD gene encoding polysulfide reductase NrfD encodes MSMIVHPPQLHEDEKINQDILKPIFVTTWRWWALVALCGAGFMAGLAAWCYMMATGMWVIGYHRPVMEGTFIANFVFWVGLSHSGTLISAILRLSKAEWRRPITRAAEAMTVFTVLMAAQFPLIHLGRTWFFYYILPYANQRELWTNFRSPLAWDVMAIMTYLSGSFIYLYLPTIPDFAIARDHSTGWRQKLFTIVALGWRGTRREWHRLNTCVLLLAVLILPVAVSVHTIVSWDFAMTIAPMWHTTIFGPYFVLGAIYSGMGLVVTLTVVIRWAFGWQEYITPYHLDKLSKVMLVAAIVWTYLWAGDFLVTWYGKLPEESIVLNIKNAGPYFWWQTTMMLANSIIMIPMLCFKKVRTSPWALLILTLFLNVGMWIERYLIVAPTLVQKGPSYTWTTYTPTWVEWMITLYPFAGFVMLYLMFVKMAPLVPIWEIREDKVAAATKKMGVGHLRALVAE; translated from the coding sequence ATGAGCATGATCGTTCATCCGCCCCAGCTCCACGAAGACGAGAAGATCAACCAGGACATCCTGAAGCCCATCTTCGTCACCACCTGGCGGTGGTGGGCCCTGGTCGCGCTGTGCGGCGCCGGCTTCATGGCCGGCCTGGCCGCGTGGTGCTACATGATGGCCACCGGCATGTGGGTCATCGGGTACCACCGGCCGGTCATGGAAGGCACCTTCATCGCCAACTTCGTGTTCTGGGTGGGCCTCTCCCATTCGGGCACGCTGATCTCGGCCATCCTGCGCCTGTCGAAGGCCGAGTGGCGCAGGCCCATCACCCGCGCCGCCGAGGCCATGACCGTGTTCACGGTCCTGATGGCCGCGCAGTTCCCGCTGATCCACCTGGGCCGCACCTGGTTCTTCTACTACATCCTGCCCTACGCCAACCAGCGGGAGCTGTGGACCAACTTCCGGTCGCCGCTCGCCTGGGACGTCATGGCGATCATGACCTACCTGTCCGGATCGTTCATCTATCTCTACCTCCCCACGATCCCCGACTTCGCCATCGCCCGCGATCATTCCACCGGCTGGCGCCAGAAGCTCTTCACCATCGTCGCCCTGGGCTGGCGTGGCACGCGGAGGGAATGGCACCGCCTCAACACCTGCGTGCTGCTCCTCGCCGTGCTCATCCTCCCGGTGGCCGTCAGCGTCCATACCATCGTGTCCTGGGACTTCGCGATGACCATCGCGCCGATGTGGCACACCACGATCTTCGGTCCCTACTTCGTGCTCGGCGCCATCTACTCCGGCATGGGCCTGGTCGTGACGCTCACGGTGGTCATCCGCTGGGCCTTCGGGTGGCAGGAGTACATCACGCCTTATCACCTGGACAAGCTGTCGAAGGTCATGCTGGTGGCGGCCATCGTCTGGACCTACCTGTGGGCGGGCGACTTCCTGGTCACCTGGTACGGCAAGCTCCCCGAGGAATCCATCGTCCTCAACATCAAAAACGCGGGGCCGTATTTCTGGTGGCAGACCACGATGATGCTTGCCAACTCGATCATCATGATCCCGATGCTGTGTTTCAAGAAAGTGCGGACCAGTCCCTGGGCCCTGCTCATCTTGACGCTCTTCCTCAACGTCGGGATGTGGATCGAGCGGTACCTGATCGTCGCCCCGACGCTGGTCCAGAAGGGCCCCAGCTACACCTGGACGACGTACACGCCCACGTGGGTCGAGTGGATGATCACCCTGTATCCGTTCGCGGGCTTCGTGATGCTCTACCTGATGTTCGTGAAGATGGCGCCGCTGGTGCCGATCTGGGAAATCCGCGAGGACAAGGTGGCCGCCGCCACCAAGAAGATGGGCGTGGGCCATCTGCGGGCCCTCGTGGCAGAGTAG
- a CDS encoding DUF3341 domain-containing protein, which yields MADVTVLGVFREVDNAAQGVQNALKANFTPREIDVITAVPYPDEVWGLPAQRTNLRKIAAMFWVIGFSTGTLLAGGSAWLYPLPTGGKPIFSLPTSAIIIYELAMLFGIFASAIGTLWESGLPNFNKLPYHSKVTEGWPAVTVLCRGGANVDNAENALKSAGADEIVRHS from the coding sequence ATGGCTGACGTGACCGTTCTCGGCGTCTTCCGCGAGGTGGACAACGCGGCGCAGGGCGTGCAAAACGCCCTGAAGGCCAACTTCACGCCGCGCGAGATAGACGTGATCACCGCCGTCCCCTACCCCGACGAGGTCTGGGGCCTGCCGGCGCAAAGGACCAATCTGCGCAAGATCGCGGCCATGTTCTGGGTCATTGGCTTTTCCACCGGCACGCTGCTGGCCGGCGGAAGCGCCTGGCTGTATCCGTTGCCGACCGGCGGCAAGCCCATCTTCTCGCTGCCGACCAGCGCGATCATCATCTACGAACTTGCGATGCTCTTCGGCATCTTCGCCTCGGCGATAGGGACGCTCTGGGAGTCCGGGCTGCCGAACTTCAACAAGCTTCCCTATCACAGCAAGGTCACCGAAGGCTGGCCCGCCGTGACGGTCCTGTGCCGCGGCGGCGCCAACGTCGACAACGCGGAGAACGCCTTGAAGTCCGCCGGGGCCGACGAGATAGTCCGGCATTCATGA
- a CDS encoding cytochrome c, whose protein sequence is MPMQLFGSRALALGMIVAAMPFSVACQGQMRESVSYRAMERPLEVPADSVAMNDTTPNLDYPPGDTGGPPNPYPATAFNLDLGKRKYEAQCGPCHGNTGTGDGKVGAIWLLPPPALDNARFKAMSDGQMYLRIVKGGAANGTIMPSYAKKLTEEERWAVVNYIKQSIAK, encoded by the coding sequence ATGCCTATGCAGTTGTTCGGCTCCCGGGCGCTCGCCCTGGGCATGATCGTCGCGGCGATGCCGTTTTCGGTGGCCTGCCAGGGCCAGATGCGCGAGTCGGTGAGCTACCGCGCGATGGAAAGGCCCCTGGAGGTCCCCGCCGACAGCGTCGCGATGAACGACACCACGCCAAACCTCGACTACCCGCCCGGCGATACCGGCGGGCCGCCCAACCCCTACCCGGCCACCGCATTCAACCTGGATCTGGGCAAGCGCAAGTACGAGGCCCAGTGCGGGCCGTGCCATGGCAACACCGGCACGGGCGACGGCAAGGTGGGCGCGATCTGGCTGCTGCCGCCGCCGGCCCTGGACAACGCCCGCTTCAAGGCCATGTCCGACGGGCAGATGTACCTGCGCATCGTGAAGGGCGGGGCCGCCAACGGCACCATCATGCCCTCCTACGCCAAGAAGTTGACCGAGGAGGAGCGCTGGGCCGTGGTCAACTACATCAAGCAGTCTATCGCCAAGTAG
- a CDS encoding electron transfer flavoprotein-ubiquinone oxidoreductase gives MGSKSFLNIEGPAVVEREVVEVSAVFVGGGPASLAGAIHLARLVDEHAAKVGRGEAQWGPTGPIDKESIVVLEKAADFGTHELSGAVMDPRGLRELFPDFEKEGCPIEGPVTVDEVRYLGDGGLNLKFPVTPPPLQNHGNLVVSLNKLVGWLAKKAEETGILLAPGMPTASLLIEGDRVVGVRGTDTGRDKQGNPKGTFQPGTDFRAAVTILGEGTRGHLTKSLIGRFRLDHGKRPQLWSQGIKEIWKLAPGKHVPGKVVHTMGFPLRSEEYGGSWIYHIDAEHVSLGFVVGLEYHDPLLDPQRLMQVFKTHPYVRELLEGGTLVRYGAKSIPVGGYHCVPQMTVDGALLVGDSAGLVNAMRLKGIHMAIKSGMLAAEAAFAALLKGDASREQLKAYEDTFWQSWAGQELYGVRDFHQGFERGFLPGLLNAGLVTLTGGMGLMADSLGHRPGHARMKTLREYYGQRVPQTDFKADGVLTFRKIDEVLKSGTTHEENQPCHLVIAEQDVTDICNSRCREEYGNPCQHFCPASVYEMVPEADGRALLHINASNCVHCKTCDIMDPYQVITWVAPEAGGGPIYSGM, from the coding sequence ATGGGTAGTAAATCTTTTCTTAATATCGAAGGGCCCGCAGTCGTGGAACGTGAAGTCGTCGAAGTCAGCGCCGTATTCGTGGGTGGGGGGCCGGCCAGCCTGGCCGGAGCCATCCACCTCGCGCGCCTGGTGGACGAGCACGCCGCCAAGGTGGGCAGGGGCGAGGCCCAGTGGGGGCCTACCGGCCCCATCGACAAGGAATCGATCGTCGTCCTGGAGAAAGCAGCCGATTTCGGCACCCACGAGCTTTCCGGCGCGGTGATGGATCCGCGCGGCCTGCGCGAACTGTTCCCCGACTTCGAGAAGGAAGGCTGCCCGATCGAGGGCCCGGTGACGGTGGACGAGGTGCGCTACCTGGGCGACGGCGGCCTCAACCTCAAGTTCCCCGTCACGCCGCCGCCGCTGCAGAATCACGGCAACCTCGTCGTGTCCCTCAACAAGCTCGTCGGCTGGCTTGCGAAGAAGGCCGAGGAGACCGGCATCCTGCTGGCTCCCGGGATGCCCACCGCATCGCTCCTCATCGAGGGCGACAGGGTCGTGGGCGTCCGGGGCACCGACACCGGGCGCGACAAGCAAGGCAACCCCAAGGGGACCTTCCAGCCCGGCACCGACTTCCGCGCGGCCGTGACCATCCTGGGCGAAGGCACGCGCGGCCACCTCACCAAGTCCCTGATCGGGCGGTTCCGGCTGGACCACGGCAAACGTCCCCAGCTCTGGTCGCAGGGCATCAAGGAAATCTGGAAGCTCGCGCCCGGCAAGCACGTGCCGGGGAAGGTGGTCCACACCATGGGCTTCCCGCTGCGCAGCGAGGAGTACGGCGGCTCGTGGATCTACCACATCGACGCCGAGCACGTGTCCCTCGGCTTCGTCGTGGGCCTCGAGTACCATGATCCGCTGCTGGATCCCCAGCGCCTCATGCAGGTCTTCAAGACCCACCCGTACGTCCGCGAACTCCTCGAGGGCGGGACCCTGGTGCGCTACGGCGCGAAATCGATCCCGGTGGGCGGCTACCACTGCGTGCCGCAGATGACCGTGGACGGCGCCCTGCTGGTCGGTGACTCGGCCGGCCTGGTAAACGCCATGCGCCTCAAGGGCATCCACATGGCGATCAAGAGCGGCATGCTGGCCGCGGAGGCCGCATTCGCCGCTCTCCTGAAGGGCGATGCGAGCCGCGAGCAGCTCAAGGCCTACGAGGACACGTTCTGGCAGTCCTGGGCCGGCCAGGAGCTGTACGGGGTGCGCGACTTCCACCAGGGTTTCGAGCGCGGTTTCCTCCCCGGCCTGCTAAACGCGGGGCTGGTCACGCTCACGGGCGGCATGGGCCTCATGGCCGACTCGCTGGGCCACCGGCCCGGCCACGCCCGCATGAAGACCTTGCGCGAGTACTACGGCCAGCGAGTGCCGCAGACCGACTTCAAGGCCGACGGCGTCCTCACGTTTCGCAAAATCGACGAGGTGCTCAAGTCGGGCACGACCCATGAAGAGAACCAGCCTTGCCACCTGGTCATCGCCGAGCAGGACGTCACGGACATCTGCAACTCGCGCTGCCGCGAGGAGTACGGCAATCCGTGCCAACACTTCTGTCCGGCCAGCGTCTACGAAATGGTTCCCGAGGCGGACGGGCGGGCGCTCCTGCACATCAACGCCTCCAACTGCGTCCACTGCAAGACCTGCGACATCATGGACCCCTACCAGGTGATCACCTGGGTGGCGCCCGAAGCGGGCGGCGGACCGATCTACAGCGGAATGTGA